The following proteins come from a genomic window of Halomarina ordinaria:
- a CDS encoding RPA family protein → MSGAPTREVARRVFASEFNDATYTFKESDEERAPVYALLPTGERANRVFFVGTLTETEDVGSDSEYWQGRVVDPSGTFFMYAGQYQPDAASHLREAEPPEYVAVVGKPRTYETDEGEVNVSIRPESITTVDAATRDRWVVETATRTLERLGAFEEDGEYARMAREHYGDEGEYDVERYRRAALSALEDLEDEDGNESVEPEASV, encoded by the coding sequence ATGTCCGGAGCACCCACCCGCGAAGTCGCCCGACGGGTCTTCGCGAGCGAGTTCAACGACGCGACGTACACGTTCAAGGAGAGCGACGAGGAGCGCGCCCCCGTCTACGCGCTGCTCCCGACCGGCGAGCGCGCCAACCGCGTGTTCTTCGTCGGCACCCTCACCGAGACGGAGGACGTCGGCAGCGACAGCGAGTACTGGCAGGGGCGCGTCGTCGACCCCTCCGGCACGTTCTTCATGTACGCCGGGCAGTACCAGCCCGACGCCGCGAGCCACCTTCGCGAGGCCGAACCGCCCGAGTACGTCGCCGTGGTCGGCAAGCCCCGCACCTACGAGACCGACGAGGGCGAGGTGAACGTCTCCATCCGTCCGGAGTCCATCACCACCGTCGACGCCGCCACGCGCGACCGCTGGGTCGTCGAGACGGCGACGCGGACGCTCGAACGCCTGGGGGCGTTCGAGGAGGACGGCGAGTACGCCCGCATGGCCCGCGAGCACTACGGCGACGAGGGCGAGTACGACGTCGAGCGCTACCGCCGGGCCGCGCTGAGCGCGCTCGAAGACCTCGAGGACGAGGACGGGAACGAGTCGGTCGAACCCGAAGCCTCGGTCTGA
- a CDS encoding DUF7091 family protein, with amino-acid sequence MGNRRRLEFLLRSKFRTAGRQYGEAKAAYRAAKAASEADLPVDEEGNVRIVCRRHAEKRSVELDNGLRPACYDADHVDCRGCVEDIRDGRIETW; translated from the coding sequence ATGGGAAACAGGCGGCGACTGGAGTTCCTCCTGCGCTCGAAGTTCCGGACCGCCGGGCGGCAGTACGGCGAGGCGAAGGCGGCCTACCGGGCCGCGAAGGCCGCGAGCGAGGCCGACCTCCCCGTCGACGAGGAGGGCAACGTCCGCATCGTCTGTCGCCGCCACGCCGAGAAGCGGAGCGTCGAACTCGACAACGGCCTTCGCCCCGCGTGTTACGACGCCGACCACGTCGACTGCCGGGGCTGCGTCGAGGACATCCGCGACGGGCGCATCGAGACCTGGTGA
- a CDS encoding CopG family transcriptional regulator, with protein sequence MGNKNKTISFRVNEDVFETLRDIAEERDISLSAVFRDYVDQLVAHDGQVRVVPEHEYDADDDGASSFPPKVEVPKSFIREHERLELETDHLREQLDEYKRYVTQLSEQLDDGDDEEVIQLEDLDDDGDEPFQLG encoded by the coding sequence ATGGGCAACAAGAACAAGACCATCTCGTTTCGTGTGAACGAGGACGTCTTCGAGACGCTGCGCGACATCGCCGAGGAACGCGACATCTCGCTCTCGGCGGTGTTTCGCGACTACGTGGACCAGCTCGTTGCCCACGACGGTCAGGTGCGAGTCGTCCCCGAACACGAGTACGACGCCGACGACGACGGAGCGTCGAGCTTCCCGCCGAAGGTCGAGGTACCCAAGAGCTTCATCCGCGAACACGAGCGCCTCGAACTGGAGACCGACCACCTCCGCGAACAGCTCGACGAGTACAAGCGCTACGTCACGCAGCTCTCCGAACAGCTCGACGACGGCGACGACGAGGAGGTCATCCAGCTCGAAGACCTGGACGACGACGGCGACGAGCCGTTCCAGCTCGGGTAG
- a CDS encoding replication factor A (Replication protein A protects and stabilize the intermediate ssDNA that is generated by the unwinding action of a DNA helicase at the replication fork. In addition, SSBs prevent the formation of secondary structures by single-stranded template DNA.) codes for MTELRQHAEAIQAQFSDQLDVTTEEVLDRLETLVNDYKVPAEEARRSIVSSYLDEAGMDREELGGGGGNDLVQFADIDEDEQWVDVRAKVVELWDPRSDAISQVGLLGDESGTIKFVSFTTSDLPELEEGAAYSLGNVVTDEYEGRYSVKLNRTTSIQQLDEDIEVGDDSTEVEGALVDVQRGSGLIKRCPEENCTRVLQNGRCSEHGEVDGEFDLRIKGVLDDGREVREVIFNQEMTEELTGVTLEEAKQMAMDALDTSVVADEMKADVLGVYYRVRGPTFGRYVLANEFERLGPVDPEAALIKARSM; via the coding sequence ATGACGGAACTTCGACAACACGCCGAAGCGATACAGGCGCAGTTCTCCGACCAACTGGACGTGACGACCGAGGAGGTCCTCGACCGCCTCGAGACGCTGGTGAACGACTACAAGGTGCCCGCCGAGGAGGCGCGGCGCTCCATCGTCAGCAGCTACCTCGACGAAGCGGGGATGGACCGCGAGGAACTCGGCGGTGGCGGCGGCAACGACCTCGTGCAGTTCGCCGACATCGACGAGGACGAACAGTGGGTCGACGTGCGCGCGAAGGTCGTCGAACTGTGGGACCCCCGCAGCGACGCCATCTCGCAGGTCGGCCTGCTGGGCGACGAGTCCGGCACCATCAAGTTCGTCTCGTTCACCACGAGCGACCTCCCCGAACTGGAGGAAGGTGCGGCGTACTCCCTCGGGAACGTCGTCACCGACGAGTACGAGGGGCGCTACTCGGTGAAGCTCAACCGAACCACGAGTATCCAACAGCTGGACGAGGACATCGAGGTGGGCGACGACTCGACGGAGGTCGAGGGCGCGCTCGTCGACGTCCAGCGCGGCAGCGGGCTCATCAAGCGCTGCCCGGAGGAGAACTGCACCCGCGTGCTGCAGAACGGCCGCTGCAGTGAACACGGCGAGGTCGACGGCGAGTTCGACCTCCGAATCAAGGGCGTCCTCGACGACGGCCGCGAGGTCCGCGAGGTCATCTTCAACCAGGAGATGACCGAGGAACTCACCGGGGTCACCCTGGAGGAGGCGAAGCAGATGGCGATGGACGCGCTCGACACGTCCGTCGTCGCGGACGAGATGAAGGCGGACGTACTGGGCGTCTACTACCGCGTGCGCGGGCCGACGTTCGGCCGGTACGTCCTCGCCAACGAGTTCGAACGACTGGGGCCGGTCGACCCCGAGGCGGCCCTCATCAAAGCGAGGTCGATGTAG
- the hutH gene encoding histidine ammonia-lyase → MPAESVVELDGASLTPEDVVAVAREDAPVRLAEEARTAVRASRERVESVVESGEAVYGINTGFGDLVDTRIPPERVDRLQTNLVRSHAAGAGRELRREEVRALLLTRANALAKGYSGVREVVVDHLVTLLAEGVHPVVHSRGSLGASGDLAPLAELSLVLIGEGSARVEVEGREGDEQDGTEVLSGEAALDRAGLEPLTLRAKEGLALINGTQLTVGLAALLVHDAERLCRAADAAGALTTEVTMGTTAAAEAAVQSVRPHAGQATSAANVKRLCAASEVVESHRNCDRVQDAYSLRCLPQVHGAVRDAVAHLREAVEVELNSATDNPLVFPAGRVDRRTSGTDRADVVSGGNFHGEPLALRLDYATNALTELAAIAERRVDRLLNPHLQESHLPPFLTTESGLRSGLMIAQYTAASLVAECRASGRASTDTIPVSGNQEDHVSMSATAAFGARRALDAARTVVGVELLCAAQAAEFVDDDLSHGVGTGATYEAVRDVVPPLDDDRVLHPDIAACDALVATGALDATLAAALDGGIE, encoded by the coding sequence ATGCCCGCTGAGTCGGTCGTCGAACTCGACGGCGCGTCGCTCACGCCGGAGGACGTCGTCGCCGTCGCGCGCGAGGACGCGCCGGTGCGACTCGCGGAGGAGGCACGGACTGCGGTCCGGGCGTCGCGCGAGCGCGTCGAGAGCGTCGTCGAGAGCGGCGAGGCCGTCTACGGCATCAACACGGGCTTCGGCGACCTCGTCGACACGCGCATCCCGCCCGAACGCGTCGACCGCCTCCAGACGAACCTCGTGCGCAGTCACGCCGCCGGCGCGGGCCGCGAACTCCGGCGCGAGGAGGTCCGCGCGCTGCTGCTCACCCGCGCCAACGCGCTCGCGAAGGGCTACTCCGGCGTCCGCGAGGTCGTCGTCGACCACCTCGTGACGCTGCTCGCGGAGGGGGTCCACCCCGTCGTCCACTCGCGGGGGAGCCTCGGTGCGAGCGGCGACCTCGCTCCCCTCGCGGAACTCTCGCTGGTGCTCATCGGGGAGGGGTCGGCGCGGGTCGAGGTGGAGGGGCGGGAGGGTGACGAGCAGGACGGGACCGAGGTCCTCTCCGGGGAGGCGGCGCTCGACCGCGCCGGTCTCGAACCGCTCACGCTCCGCGCGAAGGAGGGTCTCGCGCTCATCAACGGGACGCAGTTGACGGTGGGCCTCGCGGCGCTCCTCGTCCACGACGCCGAACGGCTCTGTCGCGCCGCGGACGCCGCGGGCGCGCTCACGACCGAGGTGACGATGGGGACGACGGCGGCCGCCGAGGCGGCCGTCCAGTCGGTCCGTCCGCACGCCGGGCAGGCGACGAGCGCGGCGAACGTCAAGCGCCTCTGTGCGGCCTCGGAGGTCGTCGAGTCGCACCGCAACTGCGACCGGGTGCAGGACGCCTACTCGCTGCGCTGTCTCCCGCAGGTCCACGGCGCCGTCCGCGACGCCGTCGCCCACCTCCGCGAGGCCGTCGAGGTGGAACTCAACAGCGCCACCGACAACCCGCTGGTCTTCCCCGCCGGCCGCGTCGACCGCCGCACCAGCGGCACCGACCGCGCGGACGTCGTCTCCGGTGGGAACTTCCACGGCGAACCGCTCGCACTGCGTCTCGACTACGCGACGAACGCGCTGACGGAACTCGCCGCCATCGCGGAGCGCCGCGTCGACCGCCTGCTCAACCCTCACCTCCAGGAGTCCCACCTCCCGCCGTTCCTCACGACCGAGAGCGGCCTGCGCTCGGGGTTGATGATAGCACAGTACACCGCAGCGTCGCTGGTCGCCGAGTGCCGGGCGAGCGGCCGCGCCTCGACCGACACCATCCCCGTCAGCGGGAACCAGGAGGACCACGTCAGCATGAGCGCGACGGCCGCGTTCGGCGCCCGGCGCGCACTGGATGCGGCGCGCACCGTCGTCGGCGTCGAACTGCTCTGCGCGGCGCAGGCCGCGGAGTTCGTCGACGACGACCTGAGCCACGGTGTCGGGACGGGCGCGACATACGAGGCCGTCAGGGACGTCGTCCCGCCGCTCGACGACGACCGGGTGCTCCACCCCGACATCGCGGCCTGCGACGCGCTCGTCGCCACCGGTGCGCTGGACGCGACGCTCGCGGCGGCGCTCGACGGCGGGATAGAATAG
- a CDS encoding mannose-1-phosphate guanylyltransferase, producing MKRIAVVLAGGVGTRLYPASSPERPKQFLALDGERSLLTRTVERVEGLVDATYVLTRPEYADLVPAHAPDAAVLVEPAGRDTGPALAYAAHEVREREGECVLLNLPSDHHVEGDFAGVAERALGVAAETGKLVTLGVEPTRAATGYGYIKPGTDHGDYFDVAGFFEKPDAGAAERYRYNGFLWNAGIFAWTPDAFLAAARDSELEPLVDGLDAGQPERGFRLVDSVSVDYAVLEDATNAAVVPADFAWDDLGAWDALTRIGERDGNGNVVVGNALALDAENCVVATDEDTHVSVVGCEGITVAAYDDRVLVVPTRDAQRVREVVDRLEE from the coding sequence ATGAAGCGAATCGCTGTCGTCCTCGCGGGCGGCGTCGGCACGCGACTCTACCCGGCCAGTTCGCCCGAGCGACCGAAGCAGTTCCTCGCGCTCGACGGCGAGCGCTCCCTGCTCACTCGGACCGTCGAGCGAGTCGAGGGACTCGTCGACGCCACCTACGTCCTCACGCGTCCGGAGTACGCCGACCTCGTCCCGGCGCACGCGCCCGACGCGGCGGTGCTGGTCGAACCGGCGGGCCGGGACACGGGGCCGGCGCTCGCCTACGCCGCCCACGAGGTCCGCGAGCGCGAGGGCGAGTGCGTCCTGCTCAACCTGCCGAGTGACCACCACGTCGAGGGCGACTTCGCCGGCGTCGCCGAGCGCGCGCTCGGCGTCGCGGCCGAGACGGGGAAGCTCGTCACCCTCGGGGTCGAACCGACGCGCGCGGCGACCGGCTACGGCTACATCAAGCCCGGGACCGACCACGGCGACTACTTCGACGTCGCCGGCTTCTTCGAGAAACCCGACGCCGGCGCGGCGGAACGCTACCGCTACAACGGCTTCCTCTGGAACGCGGGTATCTTCGCGTGGACGCCCGACGCGTTCCTCGCGGCGGCGCGCGACTCCGAACTCGAACCGCTGGTCGACGGCCTCGACGCCGGCCAGCCGGAGCGGGGCTTTCGCCTCGTCGACTCGGTGAGCGTCGACTACGCCGTCCTGGAGGACGCCACGAACGCCGCCGTCGTCCCCGCCGACTTCGCGTGGGACGACCTCGGCGCGTGGGACGCGCTCACCCGCATCGGCGAGCGCGACGGGAACGGGAACGTCGTCGTGGGGAACGCCCTCGCGCTGGACGCGGAGAACTGCGTCGTCGCCACCGACGAGGACACCCACGTGAGCGTCGTCGGCTGCGAGGGTATCACCGTCGCCGCCTACGACGACCGCGTGCTCGTGGTGCCGACGCGCGACGCCCAGCGCGTGCGCGAGGTGGTCGACCGGCTGGAGGAGTGA
- a CDS encoding helix-turn-helix domain-containing protein, translating into MYEATFRLSGAGGYAAATAGTDARIELWCNDHCDLLHVTDGATEETLSRVRETLGVREAIRESGELVVVTERCLKERDPQHVERYLRAHDCLLVPPLRYADGAKLCRLLALDPAALTACYRDFVDDGFDVSVEAKREVGSVTPDAPLLTLDEVLPTLTARQREVFTTAYARGYYEIPRGTTTAAVADVVGVDRRTAEEHLRRAENKLVAALVPYL; encoded by the coding sequence ATGTACGAGGCCACCTTCCGCCTCTCGGGTGCGGGCGGGTACGCGGCGGCGACGGCCGGGACCGACGCGCGCATCGAACTGTGGTGCAACGACCACTGCGACCTGCTCCACGTCACGGACGGGGCGACCGAGGAGACGCTGTCGCGGGTCCGCGAGACCCTCGGGGTCAGGGAGGCAATCCGGGAGTCGGGGGAACTCGTCGTCGTCACCGAGCGCTGCCTCAAGGAGCGGGACCCCCAGCACGTCGAGCGGTACCTCCGCGCGCACGACTGCCTGCTCGTCCCGCCCCTGCGCTACGCGGACGGGGCGAAGCTCTGTCGCCTGCTCGCGCTCGACCCGGCGGCGCTCACCGCCTGCTACCGCGACTTCGTCGACGACGGGTTCGACGTCTCCGTCGAGGCGAAACGCGAGGTGGGGTCGGTGACGCCCGACGCCCCCCTGCTGACGCTCGACGAGGTGCTCCCGACGCTCACGGCCCGCCAGCGCGAGGTCTTCACGACGGCCTACGCGCGCGGCTACTACGAGATACCCCGCGGGACGACGACCGCGGCCGTCGCGGACGTCGTGGGCGTCGACCGCCGCACCGCCGAGGAGCACCTGCGTCGCGCGGAGAACAAACTCGTCGCGGCGCTCGTCCCGTACCTCTGA
- the hutI gene encoding imidazolonepropionase: MTRTVLYDASEVFCGPDERIEDGAVAVDDGRIVAVGPSDAVTREHPPENAETAIDASGRAVLPGFVDAHTHALFAGDRADEFAAKLRGESYQDILVAGGGILRTVRAVREARSEELLANLRSHLDVMLAHGTTTVEVKSGYGLDTETELRMLDVVARADDAHPVDVVPTFMGAHAVPEGREAGAYATEVATEQVPAVAEQGVAEFCDVFCEEGVFTVEQSREVLEAGLDHGLAPKVHAEELAHVGGARLAAEVGATSADHLLHATREDAAALADAGVTPVFLPGTAFGLGAEYADPDPFVAADAPVAVATDFNPNCYARGMGFAVTLACVGMGMTPADAVAAATRGGARALGRDDRGTLEPGARADLVVVEGPSHVHVPYTFGTNAVDVVVKDGEVVHAR; this comes from the coding sequence ATGACTCGGACGGTGCTCTACGACGCGAGCGAGGTGTTCTGCGGCCCCGACGAGCGTATCGAGGACGGGGCGGTCGCGGTCGACGACGGTCGCATCGTCGCCGTCGGCCCGAGCGACGCGGTCACCCGCGAGCACCCGCCCGAGAACGCCGAGACGGCCATCGACGCGAGCGGCCGGGCGGTCCTCCCGGGGTTCGTCGACGCACATACCCACGCCCTGTTCGCGGGCGACCGTGCCGACGAGTTCGCGGCGAAACTGCGCGGAGAGAGCTACCAGGACATCCTCGTGGCGGGCGGCGGCATCCTCCGGACCGTCCGGGCCGTCCGCGAGGCGCGGAGCGAGGAACTGCTCGCGAACCTCCGTTCGCACCTCGACGTGATGCTCGCCCACGGGACGACGACCGTCGAGGTGAAGTCGGGCTACGGGCTCGACACGGAGACCGAACTCCGGATGCTCGACGTGGTCGCGCGCGCCGACGACGCCCACCCGGTCGACGTCGTCCCGACGTTCATGGGCGCGCACGCGGTCCCCGAGGGCCGCGAGGCGGGCGCGTACGCGACCGAGGTGGCGACCGAACAGGTCCCCGCGGTCGCCGAACAGGGGGTCGCGGAGTTCTGCGACGTCTTCTGCGAGGAGGGCGTCTTCACCGTCGAGCAGTCACGCGAGGTGCTCGAAGCGGGTCTCGACCACGGCCTCGCACCGAAGGTCCACGCCGAGGAACTCGCTCACGTCGGGGGTGCGCGACTGGCCGCCGAGGTGGGTGCGACGAGCGCCGACCACCTCCTGCACGCGACCCGCGAGGACGCGGCGGCGCTGGCCGACGCGGGCGTCACGCCCGTCTTCCTCCCCGGGACCGCCTTCGGCCTCGGCGCCGAGTACGCCGACCCCGACCCGTTCGTCGCGGCGGACGCGCCCGTCGCCGTGGCCACCGACTTCAACCCCAACTGCTACGCGCGCGGGATGGGGTTCGCCGTGACCCTCGCCTGCGTCGGGATGGGAATGACGCCGGCCGACGCGGTGGCGGCCGCGACGCGCGGCGGCGCACGGGCGCTCGGGCGCGACGACCGCGGGACGCTCGAACCGGGTGCGCGCGCCGACCTCGTCGTGGTGGAGGGCCCCTCGCACGTCCACGTCCCCTACACGTTCGGCACGAACGCCGTCGACGTCGTCGTCAAGGACGGGGAGGTGGTCCATGCCCGCTGA
- the hutU gene encoding urocanate hydratase has protein sequence MEERTRERRFDVGEPSERWRSSPGASTGTDVECEGWRQEAALRMLENNLDPAVGEAPERLVVYGGTGRAARSWAAYDAIVEELRTLGDDETLLVQSGKPVGRFRTHERAPRVLVANSNLVGKWDDWEHFHELEARGLTMYGQMTAGSWAYIGTQGILQGTYETLAACARQHFGGDLAGRLVVTGGLGGMGGAQPLAVTMNGGVCLAAEVDGNRIDRRIETGYCEERADDLDAAIERAQAAVEAGEPYSVGVRANAADLLEGLLDRDVVPDVVTDQTSAHDELEGYYPSGYTVEEADALRERDPEAYVEASLDTMARHVRAVLDLQERGAVAFEYGNNIRGQVEDHRGMTEAFDFPGFVPAYVRPLFCEGKGPFRWVALSGDPADIHRTDEAVLDLFPEKDALRRWIALAREHVQFQGLPARVCWLGYATDGGATEEHRDGGGGTADGGGLTERARFALHINDLVREGEITAPIVVTRDHLDAGSVASPHRETEAMRDGSDAVADWPLLNALLNCAAGADIVSVHDGGGVGIGNALHANNHVVLDGSDLAAEKARAVFTTDPGMGVVRHADAGYADAVDEADRSGVHVPMRREGGS, from the coding sequence ATGGAAGAGCGCACGCGAGAGCGGCGATTCGACGTCGGCGAACCGAGCGAGCGGTGGCGGTCCTCGCCGGGAGCGTCGACCGGGACGGACGTCGAGTGCGAGGGGTGGCGCCAGGAGGCGGCCCTGCGCATGCTGGAGAACAACCTCGACCCCGCCGTGGGCGAGGCGCCCGAACGGCTGGTCGTCTACGGCGGGACCGGGCGGGCCGCGCGGTCCTGGGCCGCCTACGACGCCATCGTCGAGGAACTGCGGACGCTGGGCGACGACGAGACGCTGCTCGTCCAGTCGGGCAAGCCCGTCGGGCGCTTTCGCACCCACGAGCGCGCCCCGCGGGTGCTCGTCGCCAACTCGAACCTCGTCGGGAAGTGGGACGACTGGGAGCACTTCCACGAACTCGAGGCGCGAGGACTGACCATGTACGGCCAGATGACCGCCGGGTCGTGGGCGTACATCGGGACGCAGGGCATCCTCCAGGGGACCTACGAGACGCTCGCGGCGTGCGCGCGCCAGCACTTCGGCGGCGACCTCGCGGGGCGACTCGTCGTCACGGGCGGCCTCGGCGGGATGGGTGGCGCCCAGCCACTTGCGGTGACGATGAACGGCGGCGTCTGTCTCGCGGCCGAGGTCGACGGGAACCGCATCGACCGCCGCATCGAGACGGGCTACTGCGAGGAGCGCGCGGACGACCTCGACGCGGCCATCGAGCGGGCGCAGGCGGCCGTCGAGGCGGGCGAACCGTACTCCGTCGGCGTCCGGGCGAACGCCGCCGACCTGCTGGAGGGGTTGCTCGACCGCGACGTCGTCCCCGACGTCGTCACCGACCAGACGAGCGCGCACGACGAACTGGAGGGGTACTACCCCTCGGGGTACACCGTCGAGGAGGCCGACGCGCTCCGCGAACGGGACCCGGAGGCGTACGTCGAGGCGAGCCTCGACACGATGGCGCGTCACGTCCGGGCCGTCCTCGACCTGCAGGAGCGGGGCGCGGTCGCCTTCGAGTACGGCAACAACATCCGCGGGCAGGTCGAGGACCACCGCGGGATGACCGAGGCGTTCGACTTCCCGGGGTTCGTCCCCGCCTACGTCCGCCCGCTGTTCTGCGAGGGGAAAGGGCCCTTCCGCTGGGTGGCGCTCTCGGGCGACCCGGCGGACATCCACCGGACCGACGAGGCGGTGCTCGACCTGTTCCCCGAGAAGGACGCGCTCCGGCGCTGGATAGCACTCGCCCGCGAGCACGTCCAGTTCCAGGGGCTGCCCGCCCGCGTGTGCTGGCTCGGGTACGCGACCGACGGCGGTGCGACGGAGGAGCACCGGGACGGGGGCGGCGGAACCGCCGACGGCGGGGGGCTCACCGAGCGCGCGCGCTTCGCGCTGCACATCAACGACCTGGTCCGCGAGGGCGAGATCACTGCACCGATCGTCGTCACGCGCGACCACCTCGACGCGGGGAGCGTCGCCAGCCCGCACCGCGAGACGGAGGCGATGCGCGACGGGTCGGACGCGGTCGCCGACTGGCCGCTGCTCAACGCGCTCCTGAACTGCGCGGCGGGTGCCGACATCGTGAGCGTCCACGACGGCGGCGGCGTCGGCATCGGCAACGCGCTCCACGCGAACAACCACGTCGTCCTCGACGGCTCCGACCTCGCGGCGGAGAAGGCCCGCGCCGTCTTCACCACCGACCCGGGGATGGGCGTCGTCCGCCACGCGGACGCGGGCTACGCGGACGCCGTCGACGAGGCCGACCGCTCGGGCGTCCACGTCCCGATGCGCCGGGAGGGAGGGTCGTGA
- the hutG gene encoding formimidoylglutamase, producing the protein MSRVAPAEPWSPTSTDPTDEQFAHVVEPTTVAHADEYDAVLLGEPYDGAVVGRPGAREGPAAVRTALAAVKTHRLGAGGVDRVGDCGDVAFDGKSSAVAQETAARVARSLHRRDVLPVFLGGDNSLTYANARPLLERGTLGCLTIDAHLDVRAVREGPTSGTPYRQLFEAGLDAYACLGARHFETTGEYARYVAERGGRIVTAEAVGDDPLGAADRALAALSEVERVYVSVDLDVLDATAAPGVSAPTPGGLTTRELFRILRYVVADERVAGVEVVECAPPLDRDGRTVDAAARALAHVLSVVASRDEP; encoded by the coding sequence GTGAGCCGCGTCGCCCCCGCCGAACCCTGGTCGCCCACCTCGACCGACCCGACCGACGAACAGTTCGCCCACGTCGTCGAGCCGACGACCGTCGCGCACGCGGACGAGTACGACGCCGTCCTGCTCGGCGAGCCCTACGACGGGGCCGTCGTCGGTCGTCCCGGCGCGCGCGAGGGACCCGCCGCCGTCCGGACGGCGCTGGCGGCCGTCAAGACCCATCGCCTCGGCGCGGGCGGGGTCGACCGCGTCGGCGACTGTGGCGACGTGGCCTTCGACGGCAAGAGCTCGGCGGTGGCACAGGAGACCGCCGCGCGCGTCGCGCGCTCGCTCCACCGACGCGACGTCCTCCCGGTGTTCCTCGGTGGCGACAACTCGCTCACCTACGCGAACGCCCGCCCCCTCCTCGAACGGGGGACGCTCGGCTGTCTGACCATCGACGCACACCTCGACGTGCGGGCGGTACGTGAGGGGCCGACCAGCGGGACGCCGTACCGCCAGCTGTTCGAGGCGGGCCTCGACGCCTACGCCTGCCTCGGCGCGCGCCACTTCGAGACCACGGGGGAGTACGCGAGGTACGTCGCGGAGCGCGGCGGCCGAATCGTGACCGCGGAGGCGGTCGGCGACGACCCCCTCGGGGCGGCCGACCGCGCGCTCGCCGCGCTGAGCGAGGTCGAACGGGTCTACGTCAGCGTCGACCTCGACGTACTGGACGCGACGGCCGCGCCGGGCGTCTCCGCGCCGACGCCGGGCGGCCTCACGACGCGTGAACTGTTCCGGATTCTCCGGTACGTGGTCGCCGACGAACGCGTCGCCGGCGTCGAGGTGGTCGAGTGCGCGCCGCCGCTCGACCGCGACGGTCGGACGGTCGACGCCGCGGCCCGCGCGCTCGCCCACGTGCTAAGTGTCGTCGCGTCGAGGGACGAGCCATGA